The Chryseobacterium aureum genome contains a region encoding:
- a CDS encoding TetR/AcrR family transcriptional regulator: protein MSKAEKTKQHIIEKTATLFNTKGYISTSLSDITQITGLTKGSIYGNFENKDEVAIEVYKYNAGILSKTLSRSFGDEFPTSLDKLHAFVEFYRKNWEFVFANGGCPLMNAATEADDSFPALKTQVRRSFEQWMAKISDAIAEGQSKGEIDKKINVQKFASLFIMLIEGGILLSKTMGDQSFLNHALDKVSSMIDHELNILPS from the coding sequence ATGTCGAAGGCAGAAAAAACAAAACAGCATATCATAGAGAAAACAGCAACTCTTTTTAATACCAAGGGTTATATTTCCACGTCACTGTCCGACATTACCCAGATAACCGGACTCACGAAAGGAAGCATCTATGGAAATTTTGAGAATAAGGACGAAGTAGCCATTGAGGTTTATAAATACAATGCCGGCATACTGAGCAAAACCCTCAGCCGCTCCTTTGGTGATGAATTTCCCACTTCACTGGATAAACTTCATGCTTTTGTAGAGTTTTACAGAAAAAACTGGGAATTTGTCTTCGCAAATGGCGGTTGCCCGTTAATGAATGCCGCAACTGAAGCAGACGATTCTTTCCCTGCTTTGAAGACGCAGGTCAGAAGATCTTTTGAACAATGGATGGCTAAAATATCAGATGCCATTGCTGAAGGACAAAGCAAAGGTGAAATTGATAAAAAAATCAATGTACAAAAATTTGCCTCTCTATTCATCATGCTTATTGAAGGCGGAATTCTGCTTTCCAAAACAATGGGCGATCAAAGCTTTCTCAATCATGCTTTAGATAAAGTATCCAGTATGATTGATCATGAACTCAATATTCTTCCATCATAA
- a CDS encoding OsmC family protein gives MRRNATAVWNGTIKEGKGHLTTQSTTLNQTQYSFNSRFADGVGTNPEELLAAAHAGCFTMKLDAELSQAGYNPEELKTTSVITLDPNIGKITKSELTLTAKVPGISEEEFQKFAKIAEEGCPVSAAFNFEITLNATLEN, from the coding sequence ATGAGACGTAACGCAACAGCCGTTTGGAACGGTACTATTAAAGAAGGAAAAGGACATTTAACTACTCAAAGCACAACTTTAAACCAGACTCAGTATTCTTTTAACAGCCGTTTTGCGGATGGTGTAGGAACGAACCCTGAAGAATTACTGGCAGCAGCTCATGCAGGATGCTTTACTATGAAGCTTGATGCAGAATTATCCCAAGCAGGCTACAACCCTGAAGAGTTAAAAACAACTTCTGTCATCACTCTGGATCCTAACATCGGAAAAATTACAAAATCTGAACTGACTCTTACTGCTAAAGTTCCGGGAATTTCGGAGGAAGAGTTCCAGAAATTTGCCAAGATTGCTGAAGAAGGATGTCCCGTAAGCGCTGCATTCAACTTTGAAATTACATTGAATGCTACTTTGGAAAATTAA
- a CDS encoding helix-turn-helix domain-containing protein, translated as MPQPLIFEDHYKRLGLEIFSEENLKTFNGNRFSTDIKVFFIPSGYELTVDFNHYKTKKPSLFFLTNQHLNIQKGKDESVLLFYNRDFYCIQIHDKEVACDGLLFHNVFEIPFVELDDAEAVLIKGLFQHIQDELEWKDSSAEEMIRTYVKQIIIRATRKWKKQNLDNDSIRVPDSGLDIFRDFSRHLEIHFRAKHTVAEYAELLHIAPKTLTHKFKNLNLESPNQFIINRILLEAKRLLFYTDKPVKEIAYDLGYEDPAYFNRLFTHKTGSTPANFKKNYTSGKKYNI; from the coding sequence ATGCCGCAACCGCTTATTTTTGAAGACCATTATAAAAGACTCGGACTGGAAATATTTTCAGAAGAAAATCTGAAGACTTTTAACGGAAATCGGTTTAGCACAGATATAAAAGTATTTTTTATTCCTTCAGGGTATGAACTTACGGTAGATTTTAACCATTACAAAACGAAAAAACCCTCTCTTTTTTTTCTCACCAACCAGCATCTGAATATCCAGAAAGGAAAAGATGAATCGGTGCTCCTTTTCTACAACCGTGATTTTTACTGCATTCAGATCCATGATAAAGAAGTAGCCTGCGACGGGCTTCTCTTCCACAATGTATTTGAAATTCCTTTTGTGGAACTTGATGATGCAGAAGCGGTGCTTATAAAAGGATTGTTTCAGCATATTCAGGATGAACTTGAATGGAAAGATTCTTCCGCAGAAGAAATGATCAGAACGTATGTAAAACAGATTATCATCCGGGCAACCAGAAAATGGAAGAAACAGAATTTAGACAATGACTCTATCAGAGTACCAGATAGCGGACTTGATATTTTCCGGGATTTCAGCAGGCATCTGGAAATTCATTTCAGGGCTAAGCACACTGTAGCAGAATATGCAGAACTGCTTCACATAGCTCCGAAAACATTAACTCATAAATTCAAAAATTTAAACCTGGAGTCTCCCAACCAGTTTATTATCAACAGAATTCTATTAGAAGCTAAAAGATTACTGTTTTATACAGATAAACCTGTCAAAGAAATCGCATATGATCTTGGCTATGAAGACCCAGCTTATTTCAACCGTCTTTTCACCCATAAAACGGGAAGCACGCCTGCAAATTTTAAGAAAAATTACACCTCGGGAAAAAAGTACAATATTTAA
- a CDS encoding AraC family transcriptional regulator, whose amino-acid sequence MSELENILREITPLSPEDSFLVFDRIKASFDFPYHYHPEIEINFIYKGKGYRRMIGDHTGEIGNIELVLVGPNLPHCWANYRCKNRKTHEITIQFNQDFFQQSLMEKNILKPINNLMKDSIRGILFSSETAEKLKDSFLNLSKMNSFESFIEIMKILNELAVAENKTLLSSYSIELESFADNDKMKIIHDFVHKNFENKITLDKAASLVNMSNVTFNRFIKKRTGKTFINYLNEIRISYAARWLMEKNLTVFEIAFEAGFNNIANFNKVFKSIKKTTPTEFREQFKGVKKIE is encoded by the coding sequence ATGAGTGAATTAGAAAATATTCTGAGAGAAATAACTCCCCTGTCTCCTGAAGATAGTTTTCTCGTATTTGACAGGATCAAAGCGTCATTTGACTTTCCATATCACTATCATCCGGAAATTGAAATCAATTTTATCTACAAAGGAAAAGGGTACCGCAGAATGATCGGAGACCATACAGGAGAAATAGGAAATATAGAACTTGTGTTGGTAGGTCCCAATTTACCTCATTGCTGGGCCAATTACAGATGTAAAAACAGGAAAACGCACGAGATCACCATACAATTCAACCAGGATTTCTTTCAGCAGTCATTAATGGAGAAAAATATTTTAAAACCCATCAATAACCTGATGAAGGATTCTATCAGAGGCATTCTTTTTTCTTCCGAAACTGCTGAAAAACTAAAAGATTCGTTTCTCAATCTTTCTAAAATGAACAGCTTTGAATCTTTTATAGAAATCATGAAAATTCTAAATGAATTGGCTGTTGCAGAAAATAAAACCCTGCTTTCATCCTACAGCATAGAGCTGGAATCTTTCGCAGATAATGATAAAATGAAGATTATTCATGACTTTGTTCATAAAAATTTTGAGAATAAAATAACGCTGGACAAAGCTGCCTCACTGGTGAATATGAGTAATGTAACATTCAACAGATTTATCAAAAAAAGAACCGGAAAAACTTTTATCAATTACCTGAATGAAATAAGAATCAGCTATGCTGCACGCTGGCTGATGGAAAAAAATCTTACGGTTTTTGAAATTGCTTTTGAGGCAGGATTTAATAATATTGCCAATTTCAACAAGGTATTTAAATCCATCAAAAAGACAACTCCCACAGAATTCAGGGAACAGTTTAAAGGAGTGAAAAAGATAGAATAA
- a CDS encoding SusC/RagA family TonB-linked outer membrane protein gives MRKAVIPVLFVFSLSANAQEKKAADTTKTTSIEEVVVTSLGIKRQARSLTYSSQQIGGDELTEVKTPNLLNSINGKVSNVQINRTNGVGSSVRVIMRGNKSVNNTQPLYVIDGIPIINGTGKSADIGQYSNMPDPGDVLSSINPDDIESINFLKGASASALYGSAGGNGAILITTRKGRAGKSSITYSSSLTVDRAYSLPKLQHSYLSYDPSVAGSMPGQAVDSWGAKGSSKDYLKDFLQNGTTWVNSLSFQSGNEKSTSYFSIGNTTNKGVVPMSYFDQYNVSFRNSSKFLDDKLTLDANFIGSLQESKNRQTPGASFSPLTSLYWLPRGVDFDQYGENNYSYLDKTRFLPAQNWWEVNPDGSFKGNPVTQNPYWILNRNPVTVSNKNTYGALSLSYQINNWLTARVRGNYSWNISDSQRDIAAFSAPSLLANGTNGRMLKNTYENTSTYGDVLLIGSPKISETISLDFTVGGSINTTRNKIGQIDNAYLANPNLFTMNNLQWNINRSPGDGYHNTYTNMKKQVQSVFASASVGYKNMFYIDMTFRNDWDSTLALTGRTGFDYESVGANAILSSIFKLPEVINFWKVRGSYATVGLGLPTNISNAMLEYNKGYTYGVDAGTIVYPKSSFATGAGFEALLPRPELNKTFEAGTELRLLNNKLNFDITYYNSNTSNQLLETTVFSNLGGLAPGSYYLNAGKIRNTGFESSLSYKIFDSEKFGWTITLNASANKNRIVELFPPSLSIPEDQLFSLTGGGDYTRLKLGGSFGDLYGIKFKRDDQGRILVNEKGVPLAENTPSYLGNPNPKFILGFNNAFNIGKLGISFLIDGKFGGKVLSLTEKANDLYGVSQATADARDAGGVAIPNAVYAPGTPNAGQAYTGLTNAKDYYKGVGTTEGYGKGVDEAYLYSATTVRLRQASVSYTFDVDSKYLKNATVSLVGTNLFFFYKKAPFDPEQVSGNTPGGVGVDSFGLPVTRSIGLSLKANF, from the coding sequence ATGAGAAAAGCAGTTATACCCGTTCTGTTTGTTTTTTCACTTAGCGCGAATGCACAGGAGAAAAAAGCAGCCGATACTACGAAGACAACCAGTATTGAAGAGGTCGTGGTCACCTCTTTGGGGATAAAAAGGCAGGCCCGCTCTTTGACGTATTCCAGTCAGCAGATTGGCGGGGATGAGCTTACAGAAGTGAAAACTCCCAATCTATTAAATTCAATCAATGGAAAAGTTTCCAACGTACAAATCAACAGGACCAATGGTGTAGGAAGCTCTGTAAGGGTGATCATGAGAGGGAATAAGTCTGTGAACAATACCCAGCCGCTCTATGTAATTGATGGTATTCCTATTATCAACGGAACAGGAAAATCGGCGGATATCGGACAATATTCCAATATGCCGGATCCGGGAGATGTACTGAGCTCCATCAACCCTGATGATATTGAAAGCATTAACTTCCTGAAAGGAGCTTCTGCTTCAGCACTGTATGGTTCTGCCGGAGGTAACGGTGCTATTTTAATTACCACAAGAAAGGGACGTGCCGGGAAAAGTTCAATTACTTACAGTTCCAGCCTTACGGTGGACAGAGCTTATAGCCTTCCAAAACTGCAGCACAGTTATTTGTCTTATGACCCGTCTGTAGCGGGATCAATGCCCGGGCAGGCTGTAGACAGCTGGGGAGCAAAAGGTTCTTCAAAGGATTATCTGAAAGACTTTCTGCAAAACGGAACAACATGGGTAAACAGCCTTTCTTTCCAATCCGGAAATGAAAAATCAACCAGTTATTTCTCTATTGGAAATACCACCAATAAAGGAGTGGTTCCAATGTCGTATTTTGATCAGTATAATGTGTCTTTCAGAAATTCAAGTAAATTTTTGGATGATAAACTGACATTGGATGCGAACTTCATTGGATCATTACAGGAAAGTAAAAACAGACAGACTCCGGGAGCTTCTTTTTCCCCTTTAACGAGTTTGTACTGGCTGCCGAGAGGAGTAGATTTTGACCAATACGGAGAGAATAATTATTCTTATTTAGATAAAACAAGATTTTTGCCGGCTCAAAACTGGTGGGAAGTAAACCCGGACGGAAGTTTCAAAGGAAACCCGGTGACACAGAATCCTTATTGGATCTTAAACAGAAATCCTGTAACAGTCAGCAACAAAAATACATACGGAGCACTTTCATTATCTTACCAGATCAATAATTGGTTAACAGCGAGGGTGAGAGGAAATTACAGCTGGAATATTTCAGACAGCCAGCGTGATATTGCTGCTTTCTCTGCACCAAGCTTACTGGCAAACGGTACAAATGGCAGAATGCTTAAAAATACCTATGAAAACACTTCTACTTATGGAGATGTTTTATTAATTGGTAGCCCGAAAATAAGTGAAACCATTTCATTAGACTTTACTGTAGGAGGAAGTATCAATACGACAAGAAATAAAATAGGACAGATTGATAACGCATACCTGGCGAATCCAAACCTTTTCACGATGAACAACCTCCAGTGGAACATCAACCGATCACCGGGAGATGGCTATCATAATACCTATACCAATATGAAAAAGCAGGTGCAGTCTGTATTTGCAAGTGCTTCAGTAGGGTATAAGAATATGTTCTATATAGATATGACCTTCAGAAATGACTGGGATTCAACGTTAGCATTAACAGGAAGAACAGGATTTGATTATGAATCTGTAGGAGCAAACGCCATATTATCTTCTATCTTCAAACTTCCGGAAGTAATTAATTTCTGGAAAGTAAGAGGGTCTTACGCAACAGTGGGATTGGGACTGCCTACCAATATTTCCAATGCCATGCTTGAATACAACAAAGGATACACCTATGGAGTAGACGCAGGAACCATTGTATATCCTAAGAGTTCTTTCGCTACAGGAGCAGGTTTTGAAGCATTACTTCCAAGGCCGGAATTGAATAAAACATTTGAAGCAGGTACAGAATTGAGGTTGTTAAATAACAAGCTAAACTTTGATATCACTTACTATAACTCAAATACAAGTAACCAGTTACTGGAAACAACTGTGTTCTCAAACTTAGGAGGTTTGGCACCTGGATCCTACTACCTCAATGCAGGAAAAATCAGAAATACAGGTTTTGAATCCTCTCTTTCTTATAAAATCTTTGATTCAGAAAAGTTCGGGTGGACCATTACACTGAATGCTTCAGCTAACAAAAACAGAATCGTTGAATTATTCCCGCCAAGCCTTAGTATTCCGGAAGATCAGCTTTTCTCATTAACAGGAGGTGGAGATTACACCAGACTTAAGCTTGGAGGTTCTTTTGGAGATCTTTATGGAATTAAATTCAAAAGAGATGATCAGGGACGTATTTTAGTGAATGAAAAAGGAGTTCCTTTAGCTGAAAATACACCCTCTTATTTAGGAAATCCGAACCCTAAGTTTATTCTTGGATTCAATAATGCGTTCAATATCGGTAAACTGGGAATTTCTTTCCTTATTGACGGTAAATTCGGAGGAAAAGTTCTTTCTCTTACAGAAAAAGCAAATGATCTGTATGGGGTAAGCCAGGCAACTGCTGATGCAAGAGATGCTGGTGGTGTAGCCATTCCCAATGCTGTATATGCACCGGGAACTCCTAATGCAGGACAGGCTTATACAGGTTTAACGAATGCAAAAGATTACTATAAAGGCGTAGGAACTACTGAAGGATACGGAAAAGGAGTAGACGAAGCTTATCTGTATAGTGCTACCACGGTACGTTTACGCCAGGCATCCGTTTCATATACCTTTGATGTAGATTCAAAATACCTGAAAAATGCAACGGTAAGTTTAGTAGGTACCAACCTGTTCTTCTTCTATAAAAAAGCACCGTTCGATCCTGAGCAGGTATCAGGAAATACACCTGGTGGAGTGGGAGTAGACTCTTTCGGTCTGCCGGTTACCAGGTCTATCGGATTATCATTAAAAGCTAACTTCTAA
- a CDS encoding SusD/RagB family nutrient-binding outer membrane lipoprotein: MKINTIKTLVFGAAVLFSASGCTNDFDQYNQEKLGGPENFYADFIAVVNPMKSIQRGLQSDYQLYPNLSADMYSGMFSTATPFNGGVNNLTYSMMDGWNNRIIARQQDIFNYSIIIDNAAKNNYQGVDFTGTFAVKKILKVITAARVSDSHGPVVYSKYETPNPNGVTDFDSQQDAYNYFIADLTAAITDLQKVIAMPATKNVEDRSSLKNADLVYGGNMAQWAKFANSLKLRLAMRMSYADPAKSKQYAEEALASSAGLITDNADNALISVGQSELSFIIYSWGDCLIGAPLMAYMNGYNDPRLPAYAIPASDPTLQGKYIGIRQGIDLLNGKSTYGGFSQPQAKSASGDYFSGTDGKMKLFTAAETWFLKAEAALRGYAGAGDIQTNYTTGVQQSFGEWGKSANVAAYLADNTSTEAPYVDPKNAANNVALGNPQLSTITIAWNNGDTNERKLERIITQKWLSLYPNGPEAWAEQRRTGYPILFKVRKNDSGGAISTEAMIRRIPFTIDTKTSLYNYQQAAQMLNGPDTGGTKLWWDKK, translated from the coding sequence ATGAAAATCAATACTATAAAAACATTGGTATTCGGAGCCGCAGTGCTGTTTTCCGCATCAGGATGTACCAATGACTTTGATCAATATAATCAGGAAAAGCTGGGAGGCCCTGAAAACTTTTACGCAGATTTTATTGCTGTTGTAAATCCTATGAAATCTATCCAGAGAGGATTGCAGTCGGATTATCAGTTGTATCCTAACCTGAGTGCAGATATGTACAGCGGAATGTTCAGTACGGCAACGCCATTCAACGGAGGCGTCAACAATCTTACGTATTCTATGATGGATGGATGGAACAACAGAATTATTGCCAGACAGCAGGATATCTTCAACTATTCGATCATCATTGATAATGCGGCTAAAAATAACTATCAGGGAGTAGATTTCACAGGAACTTTTGCGGTAAAGAAAATCCTGAAGGTGATTACTGCAGCAAGAGTTTCAGACAGCCACGGCCCTGTAGTATACAGCAAATATGAAACACCAAATCCTAACGGAGTTACAGATTTTGATTCTCAGCAGGATGCCTACAACTATTTTATTGCTGATCTTACAGCCGCTATTACAGACTTGCAGAAAGTTATTGCCATGCCGGCAACAAAGAATGTGGAAGACAGATCCTCCCTGAAAAATGCGGATTTAGTGTATGGAGGAAATATGGCGCAATGGGCAAAATTTGCCAATTCATTAAAGCTGAGGTTAGCCATGAGAATGAGCTATGCAGACCCTGCAAAATCAAAACAATATGCAGAAGAGGCATTGGCTTCATCCGCAGGATTGATCACTGATAATGCAGATAATGCTTTAATCAGCGTAGGACAGTCAGAATTAAGCTTTATCATCTATTCATGGGGAGACTGTTTGATCGGAGCACCTTTGATGGCTTATATGAACGGATATAATGATCCAAGGCTTCCAGCCTATGCTATTCCGGCATCAGATCCAACTCTTCAGGGGAAATACATAGGAATACGCCAGGGAATTGATTTATTAAATGGTAAATCAACATACGGAGGATTCTCTCAGCCACAGGCAAAATCGGCCAGCGGAGATTATTTCTCAGGAACTGATGGTAAAATGAAATTATTCACCGCTGCAGAAACTTGGTTTCTAAAAGCGGAAGCTGCCTTGAGAGGATATGCAGGAGCTGGTGATATTCAGACTAATTATACTACCGGAGTTCAGCAGTCTTTCGGAGAATGGGGTAAAAGTGCCAATGTTGCGGCTTACCTTGCGGATAACACCTCTACAGAAGCACCTTATGTGGATCCGAAAAATGCAGCTAATAATGTAGCTTTAGGAAATCCTCAGCTTAGTACCATCACCATTGCGTGGAACAACGGAGATACCAACGAAAGAAAATTGGAAAGAATCATTACACAAAAATGGCTTTCTCTTTATCCTAACGGACCGGAAGCATGGGCTGAGCAGAGAAGAACAGGTTACCCGATTCTTTTCAAAGTCAGAAAAAATGACAGCGGCGGAGCGATCAGTACAGAAGCCATGATCAGAAGAATTCCTTTCACTATTGACACCAAAACGTCATTATACAATTACCAGCAGGCTGCACAGATGCTAAACGGTCCAGATACCGGAGGCACGAAGCTTTGGTGGGATAAGAAATAA
- a CDS encoding MFS transporter has product MGKNNSGTRRIQPILWISTLYFAMGVPFVTINAVSGIMYKDMGVSDSQITFWTALILFSWTLKPLWSPFLEIYKTKKFFVVFTQFAIGILFALVALSLPMHDFFKYSIALFAVVAFCGATHDVVADGTYIGFLTNKEQAKYIGWQGAFYNLAKIISSGALVYFAGVLEKTKGVTHAWMIIMVIYALLFFLLAVYHYFILPKENKEFKELQTAGNVRKELWEVISSFFTKKKILWCILFIILYRFAEGFAIKIAPLFFKAPRTSGGLGLSTSDIGLVYGTYGSAAFILGSVLAGYFISARGLRRSLIWLCSAFNIPFVVYALLAYYQPADLLPVGIAVVVEYFGYGFGFVGLMLYMMQQIAPGKHKTAHYAFATGIMNLGVMIPGMFSGMISDWIGYKMFFIWVLIATIPAFLATLFVPFPHPENQKEQQINS; this is encoded by the coding sequence ATGGGAAAAAACAACTCCGGAACCCGTAGGATCCAGCCAATTCTTTGGATTTCTACTTTATACTTTGCAATGGGTGTGCCCTTTGTAACCATTAATGCGGTTTCAGGAATCATGTATAAAGATATGGGGGTTTCAGATTCGCAGATCACGTTCTGGACAGCCCTTATCCTGTTCTCCTGGACATTAAAGCCCCTTTGGAGCCCGTTTCTGGAGATCTATAAAACCAAAAAATTCTTTGTTGTTTTTACCCAGTTTGCCATAGGAATTCTGTTCGCATTAGTAGCCTTAAGTCTGCCAATGCATGATTTTTTCAAATACAGTATTGCTCTTTTTGCAGTAGTGGCATTTTGCGGAGCTACCCATGACGTGGTAGCAGACGGAACATATATTGGCTTTCTTACCAATAAAGAGCAGGCAAAATATATCGGTTGGCAGGGCGCTTTTTACAATCTGGCGAAAATTATCAGCAGCGGTGCACTCGTTTATTTTGCAGGTGTTTTAGAAAAAACAAAAGGAGTTACCCATGCCTGGATGATCATTATGGTGATCTACGCATTGCTGTTTTTTCTATTGGCTGTTTATCACTATTTCATACTGCCGAAAGAAAATAAAGAGTTTAAAGAATTACAAACTGCCGGAAATGTTCGTAAAGAATTATGGGAAGTGATCAGCTCTTTTTTTACCAAAAAGAAGATTTTGTGGTGTATACTCTTCATTATTCTGTATCGTTTTGCAGAAGGATTTGCGATTAAAATAGCCCCTTTATTTTTTAAAGCTCCAAGAACTTCAGGGGGATTGGGACTTTCCACTTCTGATATCGGACTTGTGTATGGAACCTATGGTTCTGCAGCATTCATCTTAGGATCTGTACTGGCGGGATATTTTATCTCTGCCCGAGGACTCAGGAGGTCTCTGATATGGCTGTGCTCGGCATTCAATATTCCATTTGTGGTGTATGCATTACTGGCTTATTATCAGCCGGCAGATCTTTTACCCGTGGGAATTGCCGTGGTAGTGGAGTATTTCGGATATGGATTTGGTTTTGTAGGGTTAATGCTCTACATGATGCAGCAGATTGCTCCCGGAAAACACAAAACAGCTCATTATGCATTTGCCACAGGTATTATGAACCTGGGCGTGATGATTCCCGGAATGTTCAGCGGAATGATCAGTGACTGGATCGGGTACAAAATGTTCTTTATCTGGGTGCTTATTGCTACCATTCCTGCTTTTTTAGCCACTTTATTCGTTCCTTTCCCGCATCCTGAAAATCAGAAAGAACAACAAATCAATTCATAA
- a CDS encoding glycoside hydrolase family 130 protein translates to MTAQSVMIPWQDRPEGCNDIMWRFSENPIINRYAIPTSNSIFNSAVIPFEDGFAGVFRCDNKAVQMNIFAGFSKDGINWDINHDPIEMQAGNTDMIESDYKYDPRVTFIEDRYWITWCNGYNGPTIGIGYTFDFKEFFQCENAFLPFNRNGVLFPEKINGKYAMLSRPSDNGHTPFGDIYISYSPDMKYWGEHRCVMKVTPFEDSAWQCTKIGGGPVPIKTEEGWLLFYHGVINTCRGFRYSMGAALLDLEDPTKVLYRTKPYLLAPAELYEMTGDVPNVVFPCAALTEGDKVTVYYGAADTVVAIAFGYISEIIDFMKKNSI, encoded by the coding sequence ATGACAGCTCAATCAGTAATGATCCCCTGGCAGGATCGCCCGGAAGGTTGCAATGATATCATGTGGAGGTTTTCCGAAAACCCGATCATTAACAGATACGCAATACCCACATCCAACAGTATATTCAACAGTGCGGTAATCCCGTTTGAGGATGGCTTTGCAGGGGTGTTCCGTTGTGATAACAAGGCCGTACAGATGAATATTTTTGCCGGCTTCAGTAAAGACGGAATCAACTGGGATATCAATCATGACCCTATTGAAATGCAGGCAGGAAATACGGATATGATTGAATCCGATTACAAATACGATCCCCGCGTAACCTTCATAGAAGACCGCTACTGGATCACATGGTGTAACGGATACAACGGTCCTACTATCGGAATTGGATATACTTTTGATTTTAAAGAATTTTTTCAGTGCGAAAATGCCTTTCTTCCGTTCAACAGAAACGGAGTTTTGTTCCCTGAGAAAATCAATGGTAAATATGCCATGTTGAGCCGTCCAAGTGATAACGGACATACGCCTTTCGGTGACATTTATATCAGTTACAGCCCTGATATGAAATACTGGGGAGAACACCGTTGCGTGATGAAAGTAACTCCTTTCGAAGACAGTGCATGGCAGTGTACAAAAATCGGAGGAGGACCGGTTCCTATCAAAACAGAAGAAGGATGGCTTCTTTTCTATCATGGAGTGATCAATACCTGCAGAGGATTCAGATATTCAATGGGAGCAGCTTTGCTTGATCTTGAAGATCCTACAAAAGTATTGTACAGAACGAAACCTTATCTGCTGGCACCAGCAGAATTGTATGAAATGACAGGAGATGTACCCAATGTGGTTTTCCCTTGTGCAGCATTGACTGAAGGAGACAAAGTAACAGTATATTACGGCGCTGCTGATACCGTAGTTGCGATTGCCTTTGGCTATATTTCAGAAATCATTGATTTTATGAAAAAGAATTCAATTTAA